The following coding sequences are from one Paenibacillus tundrae window:
- a CDS encoding amidohydrolase has protein sequence MLNQGYWLTNVNLEQSYVMDGQEVTGTRTSLCHLRIENGVIAEIIGIETALQSALPKYDCHGLLLLPSFEEAHIHLDKTYYGEPWQAVKRIGSIFERIEEERQLLPKLLPEARGQAEHILQLIQRLGSTHVRSHCNIEPVSGLKRLEATKQALDAFSGKLSSEIVAFPQHGLLRSDSVGWMDQAMAEGATHVGGLDPATVDGDVERSLHAMVELAVRYQAGIDIHLHERDEAGKQTLQQLVKLTEQAGLHGKVTVSHAFWFANADAQEAEEMAIQMASLGMSVASTVPIGRMMMPLPMLHRHGVKVKLGTDSLTDHWSPFGNGDQLEKAGRYAELYGYSDELSLAQSLGFVTGGITPIDAQGNQVWPKVGDTASFMLVHASCSAEAVARRAKRQTVWYEGQWVSGAI, from the coding sequence ATGTTGAATCAGGGCTATTGGTTAACGAACGTAAATTTGGAGCAGAGTTATGTGATGGATGGACAAGAAGTGACCGGAACACGGACAAGCTTATGTCACCTTCGCATTGAGAACGGAGTTATTGCAGAGATCATAGGTATTGAAACAGCGCTTCAGAGTGCACTACCCAAATACGATTGTCACGGTCTGTTGTTGCTTCCTTCGTTCGAAGAGGCTCATATTCATCTGGACAAAACATATTACGGAGAGCCGTGGCAGGCGGTTAAGCGCATAGGCAGCATCTTCGAACGTATTGAGGAGGAGCGGCAGTTGCTCCCGAAACTATTGCCTGAAGCTAGAGGTCAAGCAGAGCATATTTTACAGCTTATTCAGCGCTTAGGCTCTACGCATGTAAGAAGTCACTGTAACATTGAGCCAGTGAGTGGACTGAAACGATTAGAAGCAACCAAGCAGGCATTGGATGCATTCTCGGGCAAGCTTTCTTCCGAAATTGTGGCTTTTCCACAGCATGGACTTCTTCGCTCCGATTCTGTTGGATGGATGGATCAGGCTATGGCTGAAGGTGCAACGCATGTAGGTGGACTAGATCCAGCTACTGTGGACGGAGATGTCGAGAGATCGTTGCATGCGATGGTCGAACTGGCTGTCCGTTATCAGGCGGGTATTGATATCCATCTGCATGAACGTGATGAAGCTGGGAAGCAAACGTTGCAACAATTAGTTAAGCTAACTGAACAGGCAGGGCTTCATGGAAAAGTCACGGTGAGTCATGCGTTCTGGTTCGCTAATGCGGACGCGCAGGAGGCAGAAGAGATGGCCATTCAGATGGCATCTCTTGGTATGAGTGTGGCATCTACTGTGCCAATTGGCAGAATGATGATGCCTCTGCCGATGCTTCATCGCCATGGGGTGAAGGTCAAGCTGGGAACCGATAGTTTGACAGATCACTGGTCGCCTTTTGGGAATGGAGATCAATTGGAGAAAGCGGGACGTTACGCAGAATTGTACGGATATTCAGATGAGCTTTCCTTGGCTCAATCGCTAGGATTCGTTACGGGCGGCATAACTCCAATCGACGCTCAAGGGAATCAGGTTTGGCCGAAGGTAGGCGATACAGCTAGCTTTATGCTGGTTCACGCGAGTTGTTCCGCGGAGGCGGTTGCTCGAAGAGCCAAACGGCAGACCGTATGGTATGAAGGGCAATGGGTGAGTGGAGCGATATAA
- a CDS encoding ABC transporter substrate-binding protein, with the protein MGVLKRKKLWGSVSLVLAISLALVGCSGEEAKTTTVDGKEVLNISAFIGTPNQAPAQDNRIYKQIEEELGVKLNMEFLVGDLQQKLGVMIAGGDFPDLITADTKLVAAGAVIPLEELIEEHAPNLKKHYAKDWERMKDSSDGHIYWLPNYGVYTGEFISNYYSGPAFWIQKAVLKEAGYPTPKTLDEYMKLIRDYAAKHPTTEDGQPTIGFTTLASDWRTFPLLNPPEHLTGHPNDGGVVVDDNGVASVFADKDISKRYYKELNSLYNDGLLDKEAFVQNYDQYLAKISSGRVIGMFDQHWNFQQGEDPLVAQGKISQTYVGLPLVYDTSIKDHYLDRPVINLNNGFGISKDAKDPVAILKFLDALMDEKYQKLLSWGEEGVDYMVNEEGRFYRTPEQRTEQEDPAWRLANKAEGFYGAAPKMEGTFEDGNAIGATNQPEEFYDGLKPEDKELLDAYGYKTWSDFFSPAPENPVYYPAWQVDLQEGSDASVANKQMTDTSLKFLPRAIMSKADEFDSVWSEYEDAYKKIDVKAYEDRINEQLQWRIQNWTVEK; encoded by the coding sequence ATGGGGGTCTTGAAGAGGAAAAAATTATGGGGATCCGTTTCACTCGTTCTGGCAATCAGCCTAGCGCTGGTAGGTTGCAGTGGTGAGGAAGCCAAAACAACAACGGTGGACGGCAAGGAAGTACTGAACATCTCGGCTTTTATTGGTACGCCTAACCAGGCGCCGGCTCAGGATAATCGGATATACAAACAAATCGAAGAAGAGCTTGGCGTTAAGCTGAACATGGAATTCCTCGTGGGTGATCTTCAGCAAAAATTGGGGGTTATGATTGCAGGTGGAGATTTCCCCGATCTGATCACAGCAGATACGAAATTGGTTGCGGCCGGTGCCGTTATTCCACTGGAAGAACTGATTGAGGAGCATGCACCTAATCTGAAGAAGCATTACGCTAAAGATTGGGAGCGAATGAAAGATTCCAGCGACGGACATATTTATTGGTTACCGAACTATGGCGTTTATACCGGTGAATTCATTAGTAACTATTATTCGGGTCCTGCCTTCTGGATTCAAAAGGCGGTTCTGAAAGAAGCCGGATATCCAACTCCTAAGACGCTAGATGAATATATGAAGCTGATTCGTGATTATGCTGCGAAGCACCCTACAACGGAGGATGGTCAGCCAACCATCGGATTCACTACACTTGCATCCGACTGGAGAACGTTTCCGTTGCTTAACCCACCAGAGCATCTGACGGGTCATCCGAATGATGGTGGTGTTGTCGTAGATGACAATGGCGTAGCAAGTGTATTCGCAGATAAGGATATCTCCAAACGTTATTATAAAGAGCTGAACAGTCTTTATAACGATGGTTTGCTTGATAAGGAAGCCTTTGTACAGAACTATGACCAATACTTGGCCAAAATCTCTTCCGGGCGGGTTATCGGCATGTTCGATCAGCACTGGAACTTCCAGCAGGGTGAAGACCCCCTCGTAGCTCAGGGCAAAATCAGTCAAACTTATGTCGGGTTACCGCTTGTATACGATACAAGTATTAAGGATCACTATTTAGATCGTCCGGTCATTAACCTGAATAACGGATTTGGTATTAGTAAAGATGCCAAAGACCCGGTAGCAATCCTCAAGTTCCTTGATGCGCTCATGGATGAGAAATATCAGAAGCTGCTGTCCTGGGGTGAAGAAGGCGTGGATTACATGGTGAACGAAGAAGGTCGATTCTATCGCACACCAGAGCAGCGCACAGAGCAGGAAGACCCAGCTTGGAGACTGGCTAACAAAGCGGAAGGTTTCTACGGTGCAGCACCCAAGATGGAAGGAACCTTTGAAGATGGCAATGCGATCGGAGCAACGAATCAACCAGAGGAGTTCTATGACGGCTTGAAGCCAGAGGATAAAGAGTTGTTGGATGCATATGGTTACAAAACATGGAGCGATTTCTTCTCTCCTGCACCTGAGAATCCAGTGTATTATCCAGCATGGCAGGTAGATCTGCAGGAAGGTTCAGATGCTTCCGTTGCGAATAAGCAAATGACAGATACTTCCCTTAAATTCTTGCCTAGAGCGATCATGTCCAAAGCAGATGAGTTCGATTCCGTCTGGAGCGAATATGAGGATGCATACAAGAAAATCGATGTGAAGGCTTATGAAGACCGAATTAACGAGCAATTGCAATGGCGGATTCAGAACTGGACCGTGGAAAAATAG
- a CDS encoding response regulator, producing MYKVLLVDDEPFAIEGLQLLIDWEKHGFEVGGICANGEDAIDAISREQPDLVVTDIRMPIMNGLELIEEARRLGHRSTLFVITSGYSDFNYARQAIRLGVSHYLTKPVIESEADDVLQRLREELVHRETRELMLDQAYNQRTKQALLTLVTNQDQAELGDEMDWVVHELSAKAHTWAYLLVMIQGDSASAKQAIQQFMDDEHCGYLLDAEWSPYGIVWCGCSDASTRSDQDLRQFAERLLNVLDQQAAASRVQIAVGCPVSQVQELTISYRAAADAGRFLFFDDTRLLYAEDMNEQHLLFDPDTLMEADLIMELIENGSEAELSTSVWRAFNAFKDQMAAPELVHIFATQIMFRGLSLFKELGGEPNTLMQDSALHLHERRYQNIEETARMLEAFCLRCQSEIGTLRERRVGGTQAMVAEYVHNHYKETFTIKELAERFYIHPVHLGQSFLRKYGKGVLDVVHDLRMEEAKQQLRETDQALYIIAEQVGYRSYQHFLKQFEKRVGMKPAEYRLQSTLRE from the coding sequence ATGTATAAGGTTCTTCTTGTGGATGATGAACCGTTTGCGATAGAGGGACTACAACTGTTAATCGACTGGGAGAAGCATGGATTCGAAGTTGGTGGGATATGTGCCAACGGGGAGGATGCTATAGATGCAATTTCCCGTGAGCAGCCTGACTTGGTCGTAACCGATATTCGAATGCCGATCATGAATGGGCTGGAACTCATTGAAGAAGCCCGCCGACTTGGTCATCGCTCAACATTGTTTGTCATTACGAGTGGGTATAGTGACTTCAATTATGCCAGACAGGCGATACGACTCGGGGTATCCCATTATTTGACCAAACCGGTGATCGAGTCCGAAGCGGATGATGTGCTGCAACGGCTGAGAGAAGAATTGGTGCACCGGGAAACGCGCGAGTTAATGTTGGATCAGGCTTATAATCAGCGAACGAAGCAAGCTTTACTTACGTTAGTCACGAACCAAGATCAGGCAGAACTTGGGGATGAGATGGATTGGGTTGTGCATGAGTTATCTGCTAAAGCACATACGTGGGCCTACTTGCTAGTGATGATTCAAGGCGATAGCGCAAGTGCCAAACAGGCGATCCAGCAATTTATGGATGATGAGCATTGCGGGTATCTGCTGGATGCCGAATGGAGTCCTTATGGCATTGTCTGGTGTGGCTGTAGCGACGCTTCTACCCGTTCGGATCAAGACTTACGGCAATTTGCAGAGCGGCTCCTGAACGTTCTGGATCAGCAGGCGGCAGCAAGTCGGGTGCAAATAGCTGTAGGCTGTCCTGTCAGCCAAGTGCAAGAATTAACGATCTCTTACCGTGCTGCCGCAGATGCAGGACGCTTTTTATTTTTTGATGATACACGGCTTCTGTACGCAGAGGACATGAATGAACAGCATTTGCTGTTTGATCCAGATACGTTGATGGAAGCAGACCTCATTATGGAGCTAATCGAAAACGGTTCCGAGGCAGAATTATCGACGTCTGTCTGGCGAGCGTTCAATGCATTTAAAGATCAGATGGCTGCACCAGAGCTGGTTCATATTTTTGCAACCCAGATTATGTTTCGCGGACTTTCACTCTTCAAGGAACTGGGCGGAGAACCGAATACATTGATGCAAGACTCAGCTCTCCATCTCCATGAACGGCGTTATCAGAATATAGAGGAGACAGCCAGAATGTTAGAAGCATTCTGCCTCAGATGCCAATCGGAGATCGGGACGCTGCGAGAACGACGTGTGGGTGGAACCCAGGCTATGGTAGCTGAATACGTCCACAATCACTACAAGGAAACCTTTACGATTAAAGAGCTCGCGGAGCGATTCTATATTCATCCGGTTCATCTGGGGCAATCCTTTCTGCGTAAATATGGCAAAGGGGTGCTGGATGTTGTGCATGATCTGCGAATGGAGGAAGCGAAGCAACAGCTTCGAGAGACCGACCAGGCCTTGTATATTATTGCGGAACAAGTAGGTTATCGAAGCTATCAACATTTTCTGAAACAATTTGAGAAAAGGGTGGGTATGAAACCAGCAGAATATAGGCTGCAATCTACGCTTAGAGAGTAA
- a CDS encoding GNAT family N-acetyltransferase codes for MIREAEGKDAIAVERLYQELLPNHSDIHVLPERLEEIRINPNSYLFVYEVDGSLVGSAHLHVCLDALSGTRPFGVVERVIVTQELQGRGYGSRLIEHLEEVCKEKQCVKVFLTSNALRQDAHQFYEKLGYDGEASKAFKKYL; via the coding sequence ATGATTCGAGAAGCTGAGGGTAAGGATGCTATTGCAGTTGAAAGACTATATCAAGAATTGTTACCGAATCATTCTGATATTCATGTGTTGCCTGAACGATTGGAAGAGATTCGAATTAACCCGAACAGCTATCTGTTTGTATATGAGGTGGATGGAAGTCTTGTGGGGTCGGCGCATTTACATGTTTGTTTGGATGCACTGAGTGGAACGAGACCCTTCGGTGTAGTTGAACGAGTGATCGTGACGCAGGAACTGCAGGGCAGAGGATATGGTTCGAGATTAATAGAGCACCTGGAAGAAGTCTGCAAGGAGAAACAATGCGTTAAAGTGTTCCTTACGAGCAATGCATTGCGGCAAGACGCGCATCAATTTTATGAAAAGTTAGGTTATGACGGCGAAGCAAGTAAGGCATTTAAGAAGTACCTGTAG
- a CDS encoding GNAT family N-acetyltransferase produces the protein MNITIELTNEQTKFIINNLYPMYLHDLSEIWGFKPNVYGIFEEDETSTLAEQNKVFDIWWSKPGVLYPYLARVEGIPAGFALVATPPYTPHGSAFYMNEFFILRSYRGKGIAEHVATQVMNEHRGTWEVQTNAAEINVRAQQFWKKTLARYTLGKYQQDTLEADKDGTKLKFTLNNQIVELG, from the coding sequence ATGAATATTACTATTGAATTAACCAATGAACAAACGAAATTCATCATTAACAATCTGTATCCCATGTACTTGCACGATCTGTCTGAAATCTGGGGATTCAAACCTAACGTTTATGGAATCTTCGAAGAAGATGAGACGAGCACATTAGCAGAGCAAAATAAGGTTTTTGATATCTGGTGGTCGAAGCCAGGCGTACTATATCCATATTTAGCACGAGTAGAGGGTATCCCAGCAGGATTTGCTTTGGTGGCGACACCACCATACACACCTCATGGCAGCGCCTTTTATATGAATGAATTTTTTATTTTGCGATCATACCGTGGGAAAGGAATTGCTGAACATGTCGCTACTCAGGTGATGAACGAGCACCGAGGCACGTGGGAGGTGCAGACGAATGCAGCGGAAATCAATGTTAGAGCCCAGCAATTTTGGAAAAAGACATTAGCGCGATATACACTCGGAAAGTACCAACAAGACACGCTGGAAGCTGATAAGGATGGAACGAAATTGAAGTTTACACTGAATAACCAAATTGTCGAATTAGGATAA
- a CDS encoding methylated-DNA--[protein]-cysteine S-methyltransferase: MWTPLELDGLPWIVLATEKGVSRIIMPNETLQDWEGWIARVAPGVELIEDELTINHTGITEWLTSYFAGEKVAFKADIPLDLIGTAFQQQVWTELGRVPYGETRTYGDVASAIGRPSAVRAVGAANGANPIPILLPCHRIIGANRKLTGFRGGLDMKRRLLDIEQIEGVSDGGHARFRF, from the coding sequence ATGTGGACCCCGTTGGAACTAGATGGTCTGCCCTGGATCGTACTTGCAACAGAGAAGGGTGTAAGCCGTATTATTATGCCTAATGAAACATTGCAGGACTGGGAAGGTTGGATTGCTCGTGTAGCTCCTGGGGTTGAATTAATAGAGGATGAACTGACGATTAACCATACAGGTATTACCGAGTGGCTCACATCGTACTTTGCCGGAGAAAAGGTAGCATTTAAAGCGGACATTCCCCTGGATCTGATTGGAACAGCATTCCAGCAGCAAGTATGGACAGAGCTTGGACGAGTTCCTTACGGTGAGACTCGAACCTATGGCGATGTTGCGTCTGCAATTGGAAGACCATCGGCAGTACGTGCAGTCGGTGCAGCGAATGGAGCTAACCCCATTCCAATTCTATTGCCATGCCATCGCATTATTGGTGCAAACCGCAAATTGACTGGGTTTCGTGGCGGGCTAGACATGAAACGCAGACTGCTCGATATTGAACAGATCGAGGGCGTATCTGACGGTGGGCATGCGAGGTTTAGATTCTAG
- a CDS encoding helix-turn-helix domain-containing protein, translated as MHKVIVADDEPYTLEGWRTMIDWQACGYELCGTATDGEEALSLIGAIEPDLVVTDIQMPVLDGLGLIRTMREELKNNAKIVIATGYSEFGYAKQAIQYQVDEYVLKPLVTEEIHQILLELIPPLNQRRDEKKYTGTVDPGSEMATHRSIGLDTPEHYDHEGMLSLSRQLLVAIEAGDVGEIQAVVDKILCLIVRSEMSLSQAQSVIRYMHGELLRKFSEKKDCMLLLQERAWHEAESWTSGKLKGLCIQLSERLSQSLPQKSTMRSPVAEAIEYLNEHYCTKIKLQDIAQQIHVNSAYLGQQFKQEVGVSFSEYIHRLRIEEARKLLRRTHMKISDIASKLGYHDAEYFTDKFKALTGELPSVYKNKSQG; from the coding sequence ATGCACAAAGTCATAGTGGCAGATGATGAGCCGTATACACTGGAAGGCTGGAGAACAATGATTGACTGGCAAGCTTGTGGCTACGAATTATGTGGTACGGCGACGGACGGCGAAGAGGCGCTTTCCTTAATCGGTGCGATTGAACCTGATCTGGTGGTAACCGATATTCAAATGCCTGTACTGGACGGTCTCGGATTAATTCGAACGATGCGTGAGGAATTGAAAAATAATGCCAAGATTGTTATTGCCACAGGGTATTCCGAATTTGGTTATGCCAAGCAGGCGATCCAGTACCAAGTTGACGAGTATGTACTCAAACCGCTGGTCACCGAAGAGATTCATCAGATATTGCTGGAACTCATCCCACCATTAAACCAGCGTAGAGACGAGAAAAAGTACACTGGAACCGTTGATCCCGGGAGTGAAATGGCGACCCACAGATCCATAGGACTAGACACGCCAGAGCATTACGATCATGAAGGGATGCTTTCGTTGTCGAGACAACTGTTGGTGGCCATTGAGGCAGGCGACGTTGGTGAAATCCAAGCTGTAGTCGACAAGATACTATGCTTGATCGTGAGATCGGAAATGTCTCTCAGCCAGGCTCAAAGTGTCATTCGATATATGCACGGTGAGTTGCTACGTAAGTTCAGTGAAAAGAAAGACTGTATGCTGTTGCTTCAGGAGAGAGCATGGCATGAAGCGGAGAGCTGGACATCTGGAAAATTAAAAGGGCTATGCATTCAATTATCAGAACGTCTATCTCAGTCTTTACCCCAGAAGTCCACCATGAGAAGTCCGGTAGCCGAAGCGATCGAATATTTAAATGAGCACTATTGCACGAAAATAAAGCTACAGGATATTGCCCAGCAAATCCATGTGAATTCGGCTTATCTTGGTCAGCAGTTTAAGCAGGAGGTCGGCGTCAGCTTCAGCGAATATATTCATAGGCTTCGGATTGAGGAAGCGCGTAAATTGCTCCGCCGAACCCATATGAAAATTTCGGATATTGCATCCAAGCTTGGCTATCACGATGCAGAGTATTTTACAGATAAATTTAAAGCGCTTACAGGAGAACTCCCATCTGTCTACAAAAACAAAAGTCAAGGGTGA
- a CDS encoding sensor histidine kinase — protein MRRNRWMFHKVNDIPLRSKLLLIYIFSILLPVMIINVFFYQRTSSDIKIREEENLRKSIERAAGELLGMIDESVALSRIIAADDTLYQALDQTYDSPVEYYNQYDGFLRDKLTRYMSANILEVRILTDNDTIQTGSHYAVIGQGERAVPGMERLQETKGGILVVDYDETTLFHPGRRISVIGKMDTYTSYSTYAKYSKIDLQLSRVYSILNRETNSLQLRLVDENNRVVVSSDQSQQAAIQSSSSSTDEGNSRYRLEQTLGNLDYLKGWKLIGVANTAHLDQLLAEARNSILWLALISTIIPSVLIYIILRSYHYRIQKLSKHMKRVRNDRFDVIEIQEGRDEIGGLIRTFNMMVGKIHSLINDVYKLEIRQKDLELDRVRTELSMLQSQMNPHFLFNTLNALLVVSTKNGYTEVTEIIKSLSLLMRQLLSRSDNLVPLQEELQFTSLYLQIEKFRFGDLFNYTFEIDPEADSLRIPRMSIQPLVENACKHGLQARKNGRLIRVTARLTKSGLDIRVIDNGVGMDEGKLNQLMRDVRSDRVMDGHVGIRNVYRRLELFYEGAAIFNIRSGLVEGTEAGFLIPFSIMDTKG, from the coding sequence GTGCGAAGAAATAGATGGATGTTTCACAAGGTCAATGATATTCCTCTTCGATCGAAGCTACTGCTGATCTATATCTTCAGCATTCTTCTGCCGGTCATGATCATTAATGTATTCTTCTATCAGCGAACCTCTTCAGATATCAAAATACGGGAAGAAGAAAACTTACGCAAATCCATTGAGCGGGCGGCAGGAGAACTACTGGGCATGATTGATGAGAGTGTAGCCTTGAGCCGGATTATTGCAGCCGATGATACGTTATATCAGGCGCTCGATCAGACGTATGACTCGCCCGTTGAGTATTACAATCAATATGATGGATTTCTACGTGATAAGTTGACTCGATATATGTCAGCCAACATTCTGGAGGTTCGTATCTTAACGGATAACGACACCATTCAGACGGGCAGTCATTACGCTGTGATTGGGCAAGGGGAACGAGCTGTTCCGGGGATGGAGCGCTTGCAGGAAACCAAAGGTGGAATTTTAGTTGTGGATTATGACGAAACCACGTTGTTCCATCCAGGTAGGCGTATTAGTGTGATTGGCAAAATGGATACATATACGTCGTATTCAACCTATGCCAAATATTCAAAAATCGATCTGCAGCTCAGTCGAGTGTACAGCATTTTGAATCGTGAAACGAATAGTCTGCAGCTTCGTCTGGTTGACGAGAATAATCGGGTTGTCGTGTCTAGCGATCAGTCCCAGCAGGCTGCAATCCAAAGTTCGTCTTCATCGACAGATGAGGGGAACTCCAGATATCGTTTAGAGCAAACATTAGGCAACCTTGATTATCTAAAGGGATGGAAATTAATTGGGGTCGCAAACACGGCTCATCTGGATCAGTTGCTGGCAGAAGCACGTAACTCGATCTTATGGCTCGCATTGATTAGCACGATTATTCCTTCAGTGCTGATTTATATTATTCTTCGTTCGTATCATTATCGCATTCAGAAGCTGTCTAAGCATATGAAGAGAGTGCGCAATGATCGTTTTGATGTGATTGAAATTCAAGAGGGCCGTGATGAGATTGGTGGATTGATCCGTACATTTAATATGATGGTTGGCAAAATTCATTCCCTCATTAACGATGTCTACAAATTAGAAATTAGACAAAAGGACCTCGAACTTGATCGGGTTAGAACGGAGTTGTCGATGCTTCAAAGTCAGATGAATCCCCATTTTTTGTTCAATACGTTGAATGCACTACTCGTTGTCAGCACGAAAAATGGTTATACGGAAGTTACTGAAATTATAAAAAGCTTATCCTTGCTCATGCGGCAATTACTCAGTAGATCAGACAACCTTGTACCCCTGCAGGAGGAGCTGCAATTCACGTCGCTCTATTTGCAGATTGAAAAATTTCGGTTTGGTGATCTGTTCAATTATACCTTCGAGATCGATCCTGAAGCGGACTCACTTCGTATTCCACGCATGAGCATTCAGCCTCTGGTAGAAAATGCTTGTAAGCATGGATTACAGGCTCGGAAGAATGGTCGGCTAATTCGAGTAACGGCCAGGCTGACGAAGTCTGGTTTGGATATTCGAGTAATCGACAATGGGGTTGGCATGGATGAGGGGAAACTGAATCAACTCATGCGGGACGTACGTTCCGATCGCGTGATGGACGGTCATGTGGGGATACGTAACGTCTACAGACGGCTTGAGCTTTTTTATGAGGGAGCTGCTATATTCAACATTCGTAGTGGACTAGTCGAAGGAACGGAAGCAGGCTTTCTTATTCCATTCTCGATTATGGACACGAAGGGATAG
- a CDS encoding endo-1,4-beta-xylanase, which produces MSKEIPSLHYAFRDNFKIGAAVHTGLIRTEGDFIARHYNSITAENQMKFEEIHPEEERYSFEAGDEIVDFAVRNGMSVRGHTLVWHNQTSDWVFQDPAGGTASRELLLSRLKSHIDTVVGRYKGHISAWDVVNEAIEDKTDLTMRDTKWLQILGEDYLLEAFRLAHAADPQALLFYNDYNETDPVKREKIYELVKGLLEKGAPIHGIGMQGHWNIHGPSIEDIRMAIERYASLNVQLHITELDLSVFRHEDRRTDLIEPTAEMMELQEQRYEEIFRLFLEYQASITSVTFWGTSDHYTWLDNFPVRGRKNWPFVFDQQRQPKESFSRLLNAAKGSVPTSKGIS; this is translated from the coding sequence ATGTCGAAAGAGATTCCATCTTTACACTATGCATTCCGAGACAATTTTAAAATTGGTGCCGCTGTTCACACAGGCCTTATACGCACAGAGGGCGATTTCATTGCCCGTCATTATAACAGCATCACTGCAGAGAATCAGATGAAATTTGAAGAGATTCATCCGGAAGAGGAGCGGTATTCGTTTGAGGCAGGCGATGAGATCGTTGATTTCGCCGTTCGTAACGGGATGTCCGTTCGTGGGCATACGTTAGTATGGCATAATCAGACATCAGATTGGGTTTTTCAAGATCCAGCTGGTGGCACGGCGTCTAGAGAATTATTGCTGTCACGCCTGAAGTCACATATCGATACAGTGGTTGGACGTTACAAAGGTCATATCAGCGCCTGGGATGTTGTTAATGAAGCGATTGAAGATAAAACGGATCTGACGATGCGGGACACCAAGTGGCTTCAGATTCTGGGGGAAGATTATCTGCTGGAAGCGTTCCGCTTAGCTCATGCGGCTGACCCTCAAGCACTGTTATTCTATAACGATTATAACGAGACTGATCCGGTCAAGCGGGAGAAAATTTACGAACTGGTCAAAGGTTTATTGGAAAAGGGAGCACCTATTCATGGGATTGGTATGCAGGGTCACTGGAATATTCATGGCCCATCTATTGAGGATATTCGCATGGCAATCGAACGTTATGCTTCACTGAATGTGCAACTTCACATTACAGAACTGGATCTGTCTGTATTCCGTCATGAAGATCGAAGAACCGATCTGATCGAACCAACCGCTGAGATGATGGAGCTACAGGAGCAACGCTATGAAGAGATCTTCCGTCTCTTCCTGGAGTATCAAGCTTCGATTACTTCGGTCACGTTCTGGGGAACATCGGATCACTACACGTGGTTAGACAACTTCCCTGTGCGTGGACGTAAGAACTGGCCTTTCGTATTTGATCAACAGCGACAGCCCAAAGAATCGTTCTCGCGCCTGTTAAACGCGGCAAAAGGAAGTGTACCTACAAGCAAGGGGATTTCTTAA
- a CDS encoding DUF1801 domain-containing protein — protein MVQPKTKETDGSVIEFIESVGNPKKREDAYQLLDIFTETTGYEAKMWGPSIIGFGSYHYRYESGHEGDAPLVGFSPRKAKISLYFATGDTEREALLSDLGKHTTGKACVYINKVADIDVLVLQALITQSVRFLQEKYPNQ, from the coding sequence ATGGTACAACCAAAAACAAAAGAAACCGATGGCAGTGTCATTGAGTTTATTGAAAGTGTAGGGAACCCGAAGAAACGTGAGGATGCATATCAATTATTAGATATTTTCACAGAAACGACGGGATATGAAGCCAAGATGTGGGGACCGAGTATTATCGGATTCGGCAGCTATCATTATCGATATGAATCAGGACATGAAGGTGATGCACCGCTGGTCGGTTTTTCACCCCGCAAAGCCAAGATCAGTTTATATTTCGCCACAGGAGATACGGAGCGAGAGGCACTATTGAGCGATTTAGGTAAGCATACGACTGGGAAAGCTTGTGTCTACATTAACAAAGTTGCAGACATTGACGTGCTTGTACTACAAGCGTTGATTACACAATCGGTACGTTTCTTGCAGGAAAAATATCCGAATCAATAG
- a CDS encoding CD3324 family protein — MKYTNADSLLPEELLQEIQRYVHGGMIYIPKRKDTYSKWGEQSGTRVMLNLRNREIREKFAEGATVDQLIDQYALSSDSIKKIVYSRKNKS; from the coding sequence ATGAAATATACAAATGCTGATTCACTATTACCAGAAGAGTTATTACAAGAGATCCAACGTTATGTGCATGGCGGAATGATCTATATCCCGAAACGCAAAGATACCTATTCAAAATGGGGAGAACAATCGGGCACTCGGGTTATGCTTAACCTAAGAAATCGCGAAATACGTGAGAAGTTTGCTGAAGGAGCTACAGTAGATCAGCTGATTGATCAATATGCGTTATCTTCGGACAGTATCAAAAAGATTGTATATTCTCGCAAAAACAAATCGTAA